Proteins encoded within one genomic window of Bos mutus isolate GX-2022 chromosome 9, NWIPB_WYAK_1.1, whole genome shotgun sequence:
- the LOC102268397 gene encoding trace amine-associated receptor 7a, whose amino-acid sequence MSSASPSAAAVQLCYEHLNGSCVKTPYSPGPRLILYTVFIFGAVRTVFGNLLVMISILHFKQLHSPANFLITSLACADFLVGVTVMPFSTVRSMESCWYFGQRYCQLHSCFEGSFCYASIYHLCFISLDRYIAVTDPLVYPTKFTVSISGMCIVFSWLFPIIYTFSLLGTGANAAGLEDLVSALTCVGGCQIAVNQSWVLVNFLLFFIPTLAMIVLYSKNFLIAKQQARKLESLSNKPGRCSESYQDRVAKRERKAARTLGVAVLAFLVSWLPYFLDSIIDAFLGFITPTYVYEILVWIAYYNSAMNPLIYAFFYPWFQKAIKLIVTGKVLRENSSTIHLFSE is encoded by the coding sequence ATGAGCAGTGCGTCTCCTTCTGCTGCAGCTGTGCAGCTCTGCTACGAGCACCTGAACGGATCCTGTGTGAAAACCCCCTACTCACCAGGTCCCCGCCTCATTCTGTACACAGTGTTCATCTTTGGAGCTGTGCGGACTGTATTTGGAAACCTCTTGGTAATGATTTCCATTCTGCACTTCAAGCAGCTGCATTCTCCAGCCAATTTCTTGATCACCTCCCTGGCCTGTGCAGACTTCTTGGTGGGAGTGACTGTGATGCCCTTCAGCACAGTGAGGTCCATGGAGAGCTGCTGGTACTTTGGGCAGCGTTACTGTCAACTCCACTCTTGTTTTGAAGGCTCATTCTGTTACGCTTCCATCTACCACTTGTGCTTTATCTCTCTGGACAGGTACATTGCCGTCACTGACCCCCTGGTTTATCCAACAAAGTTCACTGTGTCTATTTCTGGCATGTGTATTGTCTTCTCTTGGCTCTTTCCCATTATTTATACTTTTTCCCTTCTTGGCACAGGAGCAAATGCAGCTGGACTGGAGGATCTAGTAAGTGCTCTCACCTGTGTGGGAGGCTGTCAAATTGCAGTGAATCAGAGTTGGGTATTGGtgaattttctattatttttcatccCCACCCTTGCGATGATAGTTCTTTACTCCAAGAATTTCCTCATTGCTAAACAACAGGCTAGAAAATTGGAGAGTCTGAGCAATAAGCCTGGGCGATGCTCAGAAAGCTACCAAGACAGAGTGgccaagagggagagaaaggcagCAAGAACACTGGGCGTGGCAGTGCTAGCGTTTCTGGTCTCCTGGCTGCCTTACTTCCTGGATTCCATCATTGATGCCTTCCTAGGTTTCATCACTCCCACATATGTTTATGAAATACTGGTTTGGATTGCTTATTATAACTCAGCTATGAACCCCTTGATTTATGCTTTCTTTTATCCTTGGTTTCAAAAAGCCATCAAACTCATTGTCACAGGCAAAGTCTTGAGAGAGAATTCCTCAAcaatacatttgttttctgagTAG